Proteins from a genomic interval of Plasmodium gaboni strain SY75 chromosome Unknown, whole genome shotgun sequence:
- a CDS encoding putative H/ACA ribonucleoprotein complex subunit 3, which yields MYMLRFYLDENGKRVYTVKPVVNGKVTFSAHPCRFSPDDKFSSHRINIKKRFNLL from the exons atGTATATGCTAAGGTTTTATTTAGATGAAAATGGCAAAAGGGTCTATACCGTAAAA cCTGTTGTTAATGGTAAAGTTACTTTTTCGGCTCATCCTTGTAGATTTTCACCAGACGATAAATTTTCATCCCACagaataaatattaagAAAAGATTCAACTTactataa